The following coding sequences lie in one Pungitius pungitius chromosome 18, fPunPun2.1, whole genome shotgun sequence genomic window:
- the fsd1l gene encoding FSD1-like protein isoform X2 codes for MMDTQKEALCRIISTLANKNEELQSFLEAVDNTLTGLQEESLKVTAELEAELEHLSSALEEKGAELRDAIKEEKQRKEAGLQKQMAEGGAALLSCEELLQFANHTLTITNEEEFLKAAKQIKERVTMAPAFRLTTRLVASENMSQFNVDFSAERAGLQRLHFLPVPRAPEIDVSSCVVCDNDITVAWQPAGEAEGDGGQRRYELEYRKTNRDDSLRAAGDACWEKILDISDTHVTISGLKFETRFVVIRVRAKNKAAAGEFSEPVVMETRAFSFGFDAATAHAELKVQGDTVTWEPQGVKGHDPRLRGKENKSSRSATPSPNKNAGSRAGRDRFAGESYTVLGDKEMAGGCHYWELRPLADWKSFSVGVAYRASLGRFDQLGKSSGSWCLHASQWLQSSLAAKHNNKAKALDWPLPQRIGVYCDYDNGDLSFIDAERRRLLHSFKTKFSQPLLPAFTVWCGGITIATGLQVPSFMGNFLSTNQSLSNLSQ; via the exons ATGATGGACACTCAGAAG GAAGCTCTGTGCAGGATCATCAGCACGTTGGCCAATAAGAATGAAGAGCTCCAAAGCTTCCTGGAGGCAGTCGACAACACACTGACCGGACTCCAG GAGGAGTCATTAAAAGTGACTGcagagctggaggcggagcttgagCACCTAAGCTCcgccctggaggagaagggggcGGAGCTGCGTGATGCCATtaaagaggagaagcagaggaaagAGGCGGGGCTTCAG AAGCAgatggcggaggggggggcggctctgCTCTCCTGTGAAGAACTCCTCCAGTTCGCAAATCACACGCTGACCatcaccaacgaagaagaattCCTAAAA gctGCGAAACAAATCAAAGAAAG GGTAACCATGGCTCCGGCGTTCCGGCTGACGACTCGTCTGGTGGCGTCGGAGAACATGTCACAATTTAATGTTGACTTCAGCGCGGAGAGGGCGGGGCTTCAACGCCTTCACTTCCTACCAG taCCCAGAGCTCCGGAGATCGACGTCTCCAGTTGTGTTGTCTGTGATAATGACATCactgttgcctggcaaccggCCGGTGAGGCTGAGGGCGATGGCGGACAGCGACGCTACGAACTTGAGTACCGCAAAACGAACCGGGACGACTCGCTGAGGGCGGCGggagatgcatgctgggaaaaaaTACTTGACATCAGTGACACACACGTCACCATCTCAG GTCTGAAGTTTGAAACTCGCTTTGTTGTCATTCGAGTCCGAGCGAAGAACAAAGCGGCCGCCGGCGAATTCTCCGAGcccgttgtcatggaaacgaGAG CGTTCAGCTTCGGCTTCGACGCAGCGACGGCTCACGCTGAGCTGAAGGTTCAGGGCGACACTGTGACCTGGGAGCCgcagggggtcaaaggtcacgaccCCCGGCTGAGGGGAAAAGAGAACAAGAGCAG CCGCAGCGCCACGCCGTCGCCCAATAAGAACGCAGGAAGCCGAGCAGGACGCGACCGATTCGCCGGAGAATCGTACACAGTGCTGG GTGACAAGGAGATGGCCGGCGGGTGTCATTACTGggagctccgccccctcgcCGACTGGAAGTCCTTCAGTGTAGGCGTGGCCTATCGTGCCAGCCTGGGCCGCTTTGACCAACTGGGGAAGAGCTCGGGCTCGTGGTGCCTCCACGCCAGCCAATGGCTGCAGAGCTCGCTGGCAGCGAAGCACAACAACAAGGCCAAGGCGCTCGATTGGCCGCTGCCTCAGCGAATCGGAGTCTACTGCGACTACGACAACG GTGACCTGTCGTTCATCGACGCGGAGCGACGGCGCCTCCTCCACTCCTTCAAAACAAAGTTCAGCCAACCGCTGCTTCCTGCCTTCACA
- the fsd1l gene encoding FSD1-like protein isoform X1, with protein sequence MMDTQKEALCRIISTLANKNEELQSFLEAVDNTLTGLQEESLKVTAELEAELEHLSSALEEKGAELRDAIKEEKQRKEAGLQKQMAEGGAALLSCEELLQFANHTLTITNEEEFLKAAKQIKERVTMAPAFRLTTRLVASENMSQFNVDFSAERAGLQRLHFLPVPRAPEIDVSSCVVCDNDITVAWQPAGEAEGDGGQRRYELEYRKTNRDDSLRAAGDACWEKILDISDTHVTISGLKFETRFVVIRVRAKNKAAAGEFSEPVVMETRAFSFGFDAATAHAELKVQGDTVTWEPQGVKGHDPRLRGKENKSSSRSATPSPNKNAGSRAGRDRFAGESYTVLGDKEMAGGCHYWELRPLADWKSFSVGVAYRASLGRFDQLGKSSGSWCLHASQWLQSSLAAKHNNKAKALDWPLPQRIGVYCDYDNGDLSFIDAERRRLLHSFKTKFSQPLLPAFTVWCGGITIATGLQVPSFMGNFLSTNQSLSNLSQ encoded by the exons ATGATGGACACTCAGAAG GAAGCTCTGTGCAGGATCATCAGCACGTTGGCCAATAAGAATGAAGAGCTCCAAAGCTTCCTGGAGGCAGTCGACAACACACTGACCGGACTCCAG GAGGAGTCATTAAAAGTGACTGcagagctggaggcggagcttgagCACCTAAGCTCcgccctggaggagaagggggcGGAGCTGCGTGATGCCATtaaagaggagaagcagaggaaagAGGCGGGGCTTCAG AAGCAgatggcggaggggggggcggctctgCTCTCCTGTGAAGAACTCCTCCAGTTCGCAAATCACACGCTGACCatcaccaacgaagaagaattCCTAAAA gctGCGAAACAAATCAAAGAAAG GGTAACCATGGCTCCGGCGTTCCGGCTGACGACTCGTCTGGTGGCGTCGGAGAACATGTCACAATTTAATGTTGACTTCAGCGCGGAGAGGGCGGGGCTTCAACGCCTTCACTTCCTACCAG taCCCAGAGCTCCGGAGATCGACGTCTCCAGTTGTGTTGTCTGTGATAATGACATCactgttgcctggcaaccggCCGGTGAGGCTGAGGGCGATGGCGGACAGCGACGCTACGAACTTGAGTACCGCAAAACGAACCGGGACGACTCGCTGAGGGCGGCGggagatgcatgctgggaaaaaaTACTTGACATCAGTGACACACACGTCACCATCTCAG GTCTGAAGTTTGAAACTCGCTTTGTTGTCATTCGAGTCCGAGCGAAGAACAAAGCGGCCGCCGGCGAATTCTCCGAGcccgttgtcatggaaacgaGAG CGTTCAGCTTCGGCTTCGACGCAGCGACGGCTCACGCTGAGCTGAAGGTTCAGGGCGACACTGTGACCTGGGAGCCgcagggggtcaaaggtcacgaccCCCGGCTGAGGGGAAAAGAGAACAAGAGCAG caGCCGCAGCGCCACGCCGTCGCCCAATAAGAACGCAGGAAGCCGAGCAGGACGCGACCGATTCGCCGGAGAATCGTACACAGTGCTGG GTGACAAGGAGATGGCCGGCGGGTGTCATTACTGggagctccgccccctcgcCGACTGGAAGTCCTTCAGTGTAGGCGTGGCCTATCGTGCCAGCCTGGGCCGCTTTGACCAACTGGGGAAGAGCTCGGGCTCGTGGTGCCTCCACGCCAGCCAATGGCTGCAGAGCTCGCTGGCAGCGAAGCACAACAACAAGGCCAAGGCGCTCGATTGGCCGCTGCCTCAGCGAATCGGAGTCTACTGCGACTACGACAACG GTGACCTGTCGTTCATCGACGCGGAGCGACGGCGCCTCCTCCACTCCTTCAAAACAAAGTTCAGCCAACCGCTGCTTCCTGCCTTCACA